A stretch of Cupriavidus necator DNA encodes these proteins:
- a CDS encoding glutamate/aspartate ABC transporter substrate-binding protein, with translation MQSLHPHRSATRRALAAATLLLAAGAAHAADGDTLKKIKDSGVISLGYRESSIPFSYTDGKEVMGYSHEILLQIVDKVKSELKMPGLQMRLTPITSQNRIPLVQNGTIDIECGSTTNNLERQKQVAFSNSMFVYGIKMLTRKDSGVKEFTDLKDRNVVTTAGTTGERLLVKMNGEKAMNMNLISTKDHGQSFLILETGRAAAFVMDEPLLYGERTKAKSAADWVVVGAPLQTENYACMFRKDDPSFKKLADGVIADLQTSGRAEKLYNKWFMSPIPPRGINMNYPLSADMKALFAAPNDKAYQ, from the coding sequence ATGCAATCACTGCACCCCCACCGATCCGCCACCCGCCGCGCGCTTGCGGCCGCCACGCTGCTGCTGGCCGCCGGCGCCGCCCATGCCGCCGATGGCGACACGCTGAAGAAGATCAAGGACAGCGGCGTGATCTCGCTTGGCTATCGCGAATCGTCGATCCCGTTCTCATACACCGACGGCAAGGAGGTCATGGGCTATTCGCACGAGATCCTGCTGCAGATTGTCGACAAGGTGAAGAGCGAACTGAAGATGCCCGGCCTGCAGATGCGCCTGACCCCGATCACCTCGCAGAACCGCATCCCGCTGGTGCAGAACGGCACCATCGACATCGAATGCGGCAGCACCACCAACAACCTGGAGCGCCAGAAGCAGGTGGCGTTCTCCAACAGCATGTTCGTCTACGGCATCAAGATGCTGACCAGGAAGGATTCGGGCGTGAAGGAGTTCACCGACCTGAAGGACCGCAATGTGGTCACCACCGCCGGCACCACCGGCGAGCGCCTGCTGGTCAAGATGAACGGCGAGAAGGCCATGAACATGAACCTGATCAGCACCAAGGACCACGGCCAGTCCTTCCTGATCCTGGAGACCGGCCGCGCCGCTGCCTTCGTCATGGACGAGCCGCTGCTGTACGGCGAGCGCACCAAGGCCAAGAGCGCGGCCGACTGGGTGGTGGTCGGCGCGCCGCTGCAGACCGAGAACTACGCCTGCATGTTCCGCAAGGACGATCCCTCGTTCAAGAAGCTGGCCGACGGCGTGATCGCAGACCTGCAGACCAGCGGCCGTGCCGAGAAGCTGTACAACAAGTGGTTCATGTCGCCGATCCCGCCGCGCGGCATCAACATGAACTACCCGCTCTCGGCCGACATGAAGGCGCTGTTCGCGGCGCCCAACGACAAGGCCTACCAGTAA
- a CDS encoding transporter substrate-binding domain-containing protein encodes MRSIRTGWLKSLLAASLLAGAGLASTAAQAADLLDTVKQAGVLKIGLEGTYPPFGFRGAKNELEGFDVDVARAVAGKLGVKPEFVTTEWSGIIAGLQAGKFDVIVNQVNVTPQRQQVLDFSTPYVYSDAQLIQRKDDKRQFKSLEDLKGHKLGVSLGSNFNDLAKSVPGIDVKTYPGAPEYLRDLAAQRVDAALNDRLMVAYLVKTANLPLRPGAIVAGATTQVAIPFRKDNPKFAQAINHALDDLGKDGTLGKLSVKWFGTDVTRPAGKPIK; translated from the coding sequence ATGCGATCGATTCGTACTGGCTGGCTCAAATCCCTGCTGGCTGCCTCGCTGCTTGCCGGCGCCGGGCTGGCGTCCACCGCGGCGCAGGCCGCCGACCTGCTCGATACCGTCAAGCAGGCCGGCGTGCTAAAGATCGGCCTGGAGGGCACGTATCCGCCGTTCGGCTTCCGCGGCGCGAAGAACGAGCTGGAAGGGTTTGACGTGGACGTGGCGCGTGCGGTGGCGGGCAAGCTGGGGGTGAAGCCGGAGTTCGTCACCACCGAGTGGAGCGGCATCATTGCCGGCCTGCAGGCGGGCAAGTTCGACGTGATCGTCAACCAGGTCAACGTCACGCCTCAGCGCCAGCAAGTGCTGGACTTCTCCACGCCCTACGTCTACTCGGATGCGCAGCTGATCCAGCGCAAGGACGACAAGCGCCAGTTCAAGTCGCTGGAAGACCTGAAGGGCCACAAGCTCGGCGTCAGCCTGGGCAGCAATTTCAACGACCTGGCCAAGTCGGTGCCGGGCATCGACGTCAAGACCTATCCCGGCGCGCCTGAGTACCTGCGCGACCTCGCGGCACAGCGCGTCGACGCCGCGCTGAACGACCGGCTGATGGTCGCCTACCTGGTCAAGACCGCCAACCTGCCGCTGCGGCCGGGCGCGATCGTGGCGGGTGCCACCACGCAGGTGGCCATCCCGTTCCGCAAGGACAACCCCAAGTTCGCGCAGGCCATCAACCACGCGCTGGATGACCTGGGCAAGGACGGCACGCTTGGCAAGCTCTCGGTGAAGTGGTTCGGCACCGACGTGACCAGGCCCGCCGGTAAGCCAATCAAGTAA
- a CDS encoding D-amino acid dehydrogenase, producing the protein MQVVIVGAGVVGMTTAWRLAEDGHQVTVLERHDGPAEETSFANGGQLSYSYVAPLAGPGVMAKVPGWLLRRDSPMRFRPAADPAQWRWLAAFMGACNAATSEATTRKLLRLGFYSRDLMQAFVARHQHDDVGAGFDFARRGKLVVHRDAAAFDAACRLLDYQASLGCEQQALDRDACVALEPALAGIRNEIAGAIYTPSEEVGDCHRFCLSLARLLQDGAHAGVSMRFGTVVQELVQQGGRVTGVRTASGVVPADVVIVAGGIGSVPLLRPLGVRPMLWPLKGYSITVPLASGTRAPHISVTDFANKIVYARIGNTLRVAGMADLVRGGTRIDPERVGTLVAQTRALFEGIVPELPLAQLQPWAGLRPATPDGLPLVGPSRVSGLWLNLGHGALGFTLAMGSAGLLADRLAGRRPAVEAEDFDAACA; encoded by the coding sequence ATGCAGGTAGTGATCGTGGGCGCCGGCGTGGTCGGCATGACGACGGCGTGGCGCCTGGCCGAGGACGGCCACCAGGTGACGGTGCTGGAGCGCCACGACGGGCCGGCCGAGGAGACCAGCTTTGCCAATGGCGGGCAGCTCAGCTACAGCTATGTGGCGCCACTGGCCGGGCCGGGCGTGATGGCCAAGGTGCCGGGCTGGCTGCTGCGGCGCGATTCGCCGATGCGCTTCCGGCCCGCGGCCGACCCGGCGCAGTGGCGCTGGCTGGCAGCCTTCATGGGCGCCTGCAATGCCGCCACCAGTGAAGCCACCACGCGCAAGCTGCTGCGGCTGGGGTTCTATTCACGCGACCTGATGCAGGCTTTCGTGGCCCGGCACCAGCATGACGATGTTGGCGCCGGTTTCGATTTTGCGCGGCGCGGCAAACTGGTTGTGCACCGCGATGCGGCGGCGTTCGACGCGGCCTGCCGGCTGCTGGACTACCAGGCCAGCCTGGGTTGCGAGCAGCAGGCGCTGGACCGCGATGCCTGCGTGGCGCTGGAGCCCGCGCTGGCCGGCATCCGCAACGAGATTGCCGGCGCCATCTACACGCCGAGCGAGGAAGTGGGCGACTGCCACCGCTTCTGCCTGTCGCTGGCACGGTTGCTGCAAGACGGGGCGCACGCCGGGGTGTCGATGCGCTTCGGCACCGTCGTGCAAGAGCTGGTGCAGCAGGGTGGGCGCGTGACCGGCGTGCGGACCGCCAGCGGCGTGGTGCCGGCCGACGTAGTGATCGTGGCCGGCGGCATCGGCAGCGTGCCGCTGCTGCGCCCGCTGGGCGTGCGGCCGATGCTGTGGCCGCTCAAGGGCTACAGCATCACGGTGCCGCTGGCCAGCGGCACGCGCGCGCCGCATATCAGCGTGACGGACTTTGCCAACAAGATCGTCTACGCGCGCATCGGCAATACACTGCGGGTGGCGGGCATGGCCGACCTGGTGCGCGGCGGCACCCGCATCGACCCGGAGCGGGTCGGCACGCTGGTGGCACAGACACGCGCGCTGTTCGAGGGCATCGTGCCCGAGCTGCCGCTGGCGCAGCTGCAGCCGTGGGCCGGGCTGCGCCCGGCCACGCCGGACGGCCTGCCGCTGGTGGGGCCGTCGCGGGTGTCCGGGCTATGGCTGAACCTGGGCCATGGCGCGCTCGGTTTTACGCTGGCGATGGGCAGCGCCGGCCTGCTGGCCGACCGGCTGGCAGGGCGCCGTCCGGCCGTCGAAGCAGAGGATTTTGATGCTGCGTGCGCCTAA
- the cphA gene encoding cyanophycin synthetase — protein MEVSRIRALRGPNLWCRHTAIEAIVACQDATNMLSALPGFEDRLRARFPEIGPLRPDEESGELSLAHVLEVTALRLQAAAGCPVTFSRTAQTVEPGTYQVIVQYSEEEVGRLAFELAEALCRAARNDTPFDLADALHRLRELDEDVRLGPSTGSIVYAAVARGIPYRRLTQGSMVQFGWGSKQRRIQAAETDRTSAVAESIAQDKDLTKTLLHAAGVPVPLGRSVRSAEEAWAAAQEIDAPVVVKPRDGNQGKGVAVRIRTREEVMTAYEVASDISSDVIVERYIPGHDFRLLVVGKQLVAAARRDPPQVIGDGVHTVRQLVEEVNRDPRRGEGHATSLTKIRFDDIALATLAKQNLTADSVPANGTRVVLRNNANLSTGGSATDVTDDVHPDIAARAVAAAQMVGLDIAGVDAVCETMLKPFEEQAGGIVEVNAAPGLRMHLQPSYGKGRAVGEAIVSTMFSDGDDGRIPVVAVSGTNGKTTTVRLITHIMATSGLRMGMTGTDGVYIQGERIDTGDCSGPRSARNVLLHPDVDAAVFETARGGLLREGLAFDRCDVAVVTNVGEGDHLGLSYINSVEDLAVLKSVIVQNVAPHGMAVLNAADPMVVRMADACPGSVTFFAHDPNQPAMATHRAQGKRVVFVDGADIVASEGDTEVRIAVAEVPLTRNGTIGFQVDNAMSSIAAAWALGIDWPTIRRGLATFVNDAQTAPGRFNVFDYRGATLIADYGHNPDAILALCNAVETIPAKRRMVVISGAGDRRDDDIRRQTQILGGVFDEVILYQDQCQRGRADGEVLALLREGLQGAQRAGQVEEIRGEFLAIDTALSHLQPGDLCLVLVDQVEEALGHIASRIAQG, from the coding sequence ATGGAAGTCTCACGTATCCGGGCCCTGCGGGGCCCGAACCTGTGGTGCCGCCACACCGCCATCGAGGCGATCGTGGCCTGCCAGGATGCCACCAACATGCTGTCGGCGCTGCCCGGTTTTGAAGACCGGCTGCGCGCCCGTTTCCCCGAAATCGGGCCGCTGCGCCCGGACGAGGAGTCGGGTGAGCTGTCGCTGGCCCACGTGCTGGAAGTGACCGCGCTGCGCCTGCAGGCCGCCGCCGGCTGCCCGGTCACCTTCAGCCGCACCGCGCAGACGGTCGAGCCCGGCACCTACCAGGTGATCGTGCAATACAGCGAGGAAGAAGTCGGCCGGCTTGCGTTCGAGCTGGCCGAGGCCCTGTGCCGCGCCGCGCGCAACGACACCCCGTTCGACCTGGCAGACGCGCTGCACCGCCTGCGCGAGCTGGACGAGGACGTGCGCCTGGGGCCCAGCACCGGCTCCATCGTCTACGCCGCCGTGGCGCGCGGCATCCCCTACCGGCGCCTGACGCAGGGCTCGATGGTGCAGTTCGGCTGGGGCAGCAAGCAGCGCCGTATCCAGGCCGCAGAGACCGACCGCACCAGCGCCGTGGCCGAATCGATCGCGCAGGACAAGGACCTGACCAAGACCCTGCTGCACGCCGCCGGCGTGCCGGTGCCGCTGGGCCGCTCGGTGCGCAGCGCCGAAGAGGCCTGGGCCGCAGCGCAGGAAATCGACGCCCCGGTGGTGGTCAAGCCGCGCGACGGCAACCAGGGCAAGGGTGTGGCGGTGCGCATCCGCACCCGCGAGGAAGTGATGACGGCCTACGAGGTCGCCTCGGACATCAGTTCGGACGTAATCGTCGAGCGCTATATCCCGGGCCATGACTTCCGCCTGCTGGTGGTCGGCAAGCAGCTGGTGGCGGCCGCGCGCCGCGACCCGCCGCAGGTCATCGGCGACGGCGTGCATACCGTGCGCCAGCTGGTCGAGGAAGTGAACCGCGACCCGCGCCGCGGTGAAGGCCATGCGACCTCGTTGACCAAGATCCGCTTTGACGACATCGCGCTGGCCACGCTGGCCAAGCAGAACCTGACCGCCGATTCCGTGCCGGCCAACGGCACGCGCGTGGTGTTGCGCAACAACGCCAACCTGTCCACCGGCGGCAGCGCCACCGACGTCACCGACGACGTCCACCCGGACATCGCCGCGCGTGCCGTGGCGGCGGCGCAGATGGTGGGCCTGGACATCGCCGGCGTCGACGCCGTGTGCGAGACCATGCTCAAGCCGTTCGAGGAACAGGCCGGCGGCATCGTCGAGGTCAACGCCGCGCCGGGCCTGCGCATGCACCTGCAGCCGTCGTACGGCAAGGGCCGCGCGGTCGGTGAAGCCATTGTCTCGACCATGTTCTCCGATGGCGACGATGGCCGCATCCCGGTGGTGGCCGTGTCCGGCACCAACGGCAAGACCACCACGGTCCGGCTGATCACCCACATCATGGCCACCAGCGGCCTGCGCATGGGCATGACCGGCACCGACGGCGTGTATATCCAAGGCGAGCGCATCGACACCGGCGACTGCAGCGGCCCGCGCAGCGCGCGCAACGTGCTGCTGCACCCGGACGTGGACGCCGCCGTGTTTGAAACCGCGCGCGGCGGCCTGCTGCGCGAAGGCCTGGCCTTCGACCGCTGCGACGTGGCGGTGGTGACCAACGTGGGCGAAGGCGACCACCTGGGCCTGTCCTACATCAACTCGGTGGAAGACCTGGCGGTGCTCAAGAGCGTGATCGTGCAGAACGTCGCGCCGCACGGCATGGCGGTCCTGAACGCAGCCGACCCGATGGTGGTGCGCATGGCCGACGCCTGCCCCGGCAGCGTCACCTTCTTCGCCCACGATCCCAACCAGCCGGCCATGGCCACGCACCGCGCGCAGGGCAAGCGCGTGGTGTTCGTGGACGGCGCCGACATCGTGGCGTCCGAAGGCGATACTGAAGTGCGCATCGCGGTAGCCGAGGTCCCGCTGACGCGCAACGGCACCATCGGCTTCCAGGTCGATAACGCGATGTCGTCGATCGCCGCCGCGTGGGCGCTGGGCATCGACTGGCCGACCATCCGCCGCGGCCTGGCCACCTTCGTCAACGACGCGCAGACCGCCCCGGGACGCTTCAACGTGTTCGACTACCGCGGCGCCACGCTGATCGCCGACTACGGCCACAACCCGGATGCCATCCTGGCGCTGTGCAACGCTGTCGAGACCATCCCGGCCAAGCGGCGCATGGTGGTGATCAGCGGCGCGGGCGACCGCCGCGACGACGACATCCGCCGCCAGACCCAGATCCTGGGCGGCGTGTTCGATGAAGTCATCCTGTACCAGGACCAGTGCCAGCGCGGCCGCGCCGACGGCGAGGTGCTGGCGCTGCTGCGCGAAGGCCTGCAGGGCGCGCAACGCGCCGGCCAGGTCGAGGAGATCCGTGGCGAGTTCCTCGCCATCGATACCGCGCTGTCGCACCTGCAGCCGGGCGACCTGTGCCTGGTCCTGGTGGACCAGGTGGAAGAGGCGCTGGGGCATATCGCCAGCCGCATCGCGCAGGGCTGA
- a CDS encoding hemolysin family protein — translation MFVLTLIALVLVSAFFSVSEIALTAARRTKLQVLSERGDGRATRVLRLKEEPGNFFTIVQIGVNSVAILAGILGEKHVSDLLLETLSPYMQVVHAQRVANIGSFLIVTLLFIQFADLIPKRIAMTFPERCAVAVIDPMLTLLRVLKPLVWIFNAAADATLRLLRLPTKPVDQITTEDIAAMVDAGAEAGVLHKHELHLIENVFELEFKSITAIMTPRDDVVYLSLDEPADSVRRKLVNQPHAQYPVCGHDLDDVQGYIDSKDILQLLLADESATVINNIGRHHDKNVLVIPDTLTLSEALTRFREMHQNFAVVMNEYGLVVGIVTLDDIVGALMGDILYSSEDEQIVRRDDSSWLVDGLTPLVDLKKALDLDTLPGEDYVDTAAGLVIYSLKRIPKKSESITVAGYRFEVLDIDHHKIDQLLVSRLPQAPEAEAPPRLA, via the coding sequence ATGTTCGTCCTGACCCTGATCGCCCTTGTCCTTGTCAGCGCCTTTTTCTCGGTCTCCGAGATCGCGCTGACCGCCGCGCGCCGCACCAAGCTGCAAGTCCTGTCGGAGCGCGGCGATGGCCGCGCCACGCGCGTACTGCGGCTCAAGGAAGAGCCCGGGAATTTCTTCACGATCGTGCAGATCGGCGTCAACAGCGTGGCCATCCTGGCCGGTATCCTCGGCGAGAAACATGTATCGGACCTGCTGCTGGAAACGCTGTCGCCCTATATGCAGGTGGTCCACGCCCAGCGCGTGGCCAATATCGGCTCGTTCCTGATCGTGACGCTGCTGTTCATCCAGTTTGCCGACCTGATCCCCAAGCGCATCGCCATGACCTTCCCCGAGCGGTGCGCGGTGGCGGTGATCGACCCGATGCTGACGCTGCTGCGCGTGCTCAAGCCGCTGGTCTGGATCTTCAACGCCGCCGCCGATGCCACGCTGCGGCTGCTGCGCCTGCCGACCAAGCCGGTCGACCAGATCACCACCGAGGACATCGCCGCGATGGTCGATGCCGGCGCCGAAGCCGGCGTGCTGCACAAGCATGAACTCCACCTGATCGAAAACGTGTTCGAGCTCGAGTTCAAGAGCATTACCGCGATCATGACGCCGCGCGACGACGTGGTCTACCTGAGTCTCGACGAACCCGCCGACAGCGTGCGCCGCAAGCTGGTCAACCAGCCGCACGCGCAATACCCGGTGTGCGGGCACGACCTCGACGACGTGCAGGGCTATATCGATTCCAAGGACATCCTGCAGCTGCTGCTGGCCGACGAGAGCGCCACCGTGATCAACAATATCGGCCGCCACCACGACAAGAACGTGCTGGTGATCCCCGACACGCTGACCCTGTCCGAGGCGCTCACGCGCTTCCGCGAGATGCACCAGAACTTTGCCGTGGTGATGAACGAATACGGGCTGGTGGTGGGCATCGTCACGCTGGACGATATCGTCGGCGCGCTGATGGGAGACATCCTGTATTCCAGCGAGGACGAGCAGATCGTGCGGCGCGACGACAGCTCCTGGCTGGTCGACGGCCTCACCCCGCTGGTGGACCTGAAGAAGGCGCTGGATCTCGACACCCTGCCCGGCGAGGACTATGTCGACACCGCGGCCGGGCTGGTGATCTATTCGCTCAAGCGCATCCCGAAGAAATCCGAGTCGATCACCGTGGCGGGCTATCGCTTCGAAGTGCTGGACATCGACCATCACAAGATCGACCAGCTGCTGGTGTCGCGCCTGCCGCAGGCGCCGGAAGCCGAAGCGCCGCCACGGCTGGCGTAG
- a CDS encoding amino acid ABC transporter permease has protein sequence MSALQLVTDSLPVLLQGTLLTIKFALWSMVFGLMLGTVVALMGISHSRVLKAAARTYVSIMRGTPLLVQIFVVYYGLPGIGIALEPTPAGVLTLSLNVGAYLSESMRGAILGVSRGQWLAAYSLGLTPAQALRYVIGPQALRLAVPSLSNSLISLIKDTSLVSVITVTELLRTAQEVIAATYQPLPLYLAVAAIYWVLSTGLSGVQHMLERRLSLPGRH, from the coding sequence ATGTCCGCTCTCCAGCTTGTCACCGATTCCCTGCCAGTGCTGCTGCAGGGCACGCTGCTGACCATCAAGTTCGCGTTGTGGTCGATGGTGTTCGGGCTGATGCTGGGCACGGTGGTGGCGCTGATGGGCATCAGCCATAGCCGTGTGCTCAAGGCGGCGGCGCGCACCTACGTCAGCATCATGCGCGGCACGCCGCTGCTGGTGCAGATCTTTGTCGTCTACTACGGGCTGCCGGGCATCGGCATCGCGCTGGAGCCCACGCCCGCGGGCGTGCTGACGCTGAGCCTGAACGTCGGCGCCTACCTGTCCGAGAGCATGCGCGGGGCCATCCTGGGCGTGTCGCGCGGCCAATGGCTGGCAGCCTACAGCCTGGGCCTGACGCCGGCGCAGGCACTGCGCTACGTGATCGGCCCGCAGGCGCTGCGGCTGGCGGTGCCAAGCCTGTCCAACAGCCTGATCAGCCTGATCAAGGACACCTCGCTGGTATCGGTCATCACCGTGACCGAGCTGCTGCGCACGGCGCAGGAGGTGATCGCGGCCACCTACCAGCCGCTGCCTCTGTACCTGGCGGTGGCGGCGATCTACTGGGTGCTGAGCACGGGGCTGTCGGGGGTGCAGCATATGCTGGAGCGGCGCTTGTCGCTGCCCGGACGCCACTGA
- a CDS encoding phosphatase PAP2 family protein: MIDVPAGASAFAEAWLTPGTALGLLALFTLVTVLLLSLVPLLVALLRPVVRWLDRWRVWGAGALSARVAAQPRRLSTLTLRMLERDMAELLVVLLAGAVLLACGSALFWLAGEVAESGGVVRIDQIVFAWLRALRTDWLDIAMVAVTELGGARISLAVGVAVFAWLCWRRAWTVALYWAAALLGARACVMALKLGMARMRPASIYSGLESYSFPSGHATSSMVTYGFLAFLMCLRQPWRVRIPVLALTVVAVAAIGVSRLYLGMHWLSDVAAGYALGLAWIALLGTAYRTLHVPAPKESVAPWRLGAVAAAAVVVAFSYVAWFRLPDTLERYRQAVAPTPAVAALRLPAPAAGATPAAGRSCDGRCPALRSDSPPR; encoded by the coding sequence GTGATTGACGTGCCGGCAGGCGCGAGCGCCTTCGCCGAGGCCTGGCTCACGCCGGGCACGGCGCTCGGGCTGCTGGCGCTGTTCACGCTGGTGACGGTGCTGCTGCTGAGCCTGGTGCCGCTGCTGGTGGCGCTGTTGCGGCCGGTGGTGCGCTGGCTGGACCGGTGGCGCGTGTGGGGGGCCGGCGCACTGTCCGCGCGCGTGGCCGCACAGCCGCGCCGGCTGAGCACGCTCACGCTGCGCATGCTCGAGCGCGACATGGCCGAGCTGCTGGTGGTCCTGCTGGCCGGCGCCGTGCTGCTGGCCTGCGGCAGCGCCCTGTTCTGGCTGGCCGGCGAGGTCGCAGAAAGCGGGGGCGTGGTGCGCATCGACCAGATCGTGTTTGCATGGCTGCGTGCCTTGCGTACCGACTGGCTCGATATCGCAATGGTGGCAGTGACCGAACTGGGCGGCGCGCGCATTTCCCTGGCGGTGGGCGTGGCGGTGTTCGCGTGGCTGTGCTGGCGGCGCGCCTGGACCGTGGCCCTGTACTGGGCCGCCGCGCTGCTGGGGGCGCGTGCCTGCGTGATGGCGCTCAAGCTGGGCATGGCGCGCATGCGCCCGGCCAGCATCTACAGCGGCCTGGAATCGTATTCCTTCCCCAGCGGACACGCCACCAGCAGCATGGTCACCTATGGCTTCCTGGCCTTCCTGATGTGCCTGCGCCAGCCGTGGCGCGTGCGCATCCCGGTGCTGGCACTGACCGTGGTGGCGGTGGCGGCGATCGGGGTATCGCGGCTGTACCTGGGCATGCACTGGCTGTCGGATGTCGCTGCAGGCTATGCGCTGGGGCTGGCATGGATCGCGCTGCTCGGCACGGCTTACCGCACGCTGCACGTGCCGGCGCCGAAGGAATCGGTGGCGCCATGGCGGCTGGGCGCGGTGGCGGCGGCAGCGGTGGTGGTGGCGTTCAGCTATGTGGCGTGGTTCCGGCTGCCGGATACGCTGGAGCGCTACCGGCAGGCCGTCGCGCCTACGCCAGCCGTGGCGGCGCTTCGGCTTCCGGCGCCTGCGGCAGGCGCGACACCAGCAGCTGGTCGATCTTGTGATGGTCGATGTCCAGCACTTCGAAGCGATAGCCCGCCACGGTGA
- a CDS encoding LysR substrate-binding domain-containing protein — protein MRLRQIEVFRAVMLTGTVSEAARLLHVSQPVVTRVLQHAEASLGFRLFERVRGRLQATPEANALYGDVERLYGEIERVRRVSESLRHKGAGRLRVAATPSLANPLLVPAVRRFCARHPDTQVQVLTHHTDEIVGALLANQIDLGFAFAPPGHEAIASEPVASGRMLLAVPRGQPLPAGGRRQVVPMQRLMERAFIGYDDNSSLGLLVRQTLARHALEPRSTLEVQTYSLALALVDAGLGVTLLDQYTALSASPERVALHDVAPVLPFEVQMLRASHRAGSSLADDLRAQFALAAAELAATLPQRLEAPAASFDATPRSRDRGPPDV, from the coding sequence ATGCGCTTGCGCCAGATCGAAGTCTTCCGCGCCGTGATGCTGACCGGCACCGTCAGCGAGGCCGCGCGCCTGCTGCACGTGTCCCAGCCGGTGGTCACGCGCGTGCTGCAGCACGCCGAGGCCTCGCTCGGCTTTCGCCTGTTCGAGCGGGTGCGCGGCCGGCTGCAGGCCACGCCCGAGGCCAATGCGCTCTATGGCGATGTCGAAAGGCTATATGGCGAGATCGAGCGCGTGCGCCGGGTCTCGGAAAGCCTGCGCCACAAGGGCGCCGGGCGGCTGCGCGTGGCCGCCACCCCCAGCCTGGCCAACCCGCTGCTGGTGCCGGCGGTGCGGCGCTTCTGCGCGCGCCACCCGGACACGCAGGTGCAGGTGCTGACCCACCATACCGACGAGATCGTCGGGGCGCTGCTGGCCAACCAGATCGACCTGGGCTTTGCCTTTGCGCCGCCGGGCCACGAGGCCATCGCCAGCGAGCCGGTGGCCAGCGGCCGCATGCTGCTGGCGGTGCCGCGCGGCCAGCCGCTGCCCGCCGGCGGGCGCCGCCAGGTGGTGCCGATGCAGCGGCTGATGGAGCGCGCCTTCATCGGCTATGACGACAACAGCTCGCTCGGGCTGCTGGTGCGCCAGACCCTGGCCCGGCACGCGCTGGAGCCGCGCTCGACGCTGGAGGTGCAGACCTATTCGCTGGCGCTGGCCCTGGTCGATGCGGGGCTGGGCGTGACCCTGCTGGACCAGTACACCGCGCTCAGCGCCAGCCCCGAGCGGGTCGCGCTGCACGACGTGGCGCCAGTGCTGCCGTTCGAGGTCCAGATGCTGCGCGCCAGCCATCGCGCCGGCTCCAGCCTGGCCGACGACCTGCGCGCGCAGTTTGCGCTGGCCGCCGCGGAACTGGCCGCAACGCTGCCGCAGCGGCTGGAAGCGCCAGCCGCCAGCTTTGACGCCACGCCCCGGAGCCGCGATCGAGGTCCGCCTGATGTCTGA
- a CDS encoding DUF1653 domain-containing protein, translating into MAIRNAGCRTMTQPPASQPPAPAFHGDPAELPADPNLVAGMPYRHYKGGAYTAVGIGRFEADLAPVVVYRAMRDPSLLWVRRADVFSAPVATPQGEVPRFAPAWPAALACLDFLPRQAVLDVLALHDTPYRHYHDRRHILEMFETAHARGIALDRAQALAVLCHDAVYVAGCGHNEAASAALIETVAPGEDRAVLERAAQIVLDTRGHGPSIAGADTVLDLDLLRLAAASEMFDAHSLDVFAENRAMLAARTGLQGEALETEFMRRRAAFLGKLAQRPRLFLTDAFADCEAPARANIARIVGAAGASRD; encoded by the coding sequence ATGGCGATCCGCAACGCAGGATGCCGCACCATGACACAGCCACCCGCCAGCCAACCCCCAGCACCGGCCTTCCACGGCGATCCGGCCGAACTGCCGGCCGACCCCAACCTGGTCGCCGGCATGCCGTACCGGCACTACAAGGGCGGCGCCTACACGGCAGTCGGCATCGGCCGCTTCGAGGCCGATCTCGCGCCCGTGGTGGTCTACCGCGCGATGCGCGATCCCTCATTGCTGTGGGTGCGCCGCGCCGATGTGTTCAGCGCACCGGTGGCCACGCCGCAGGGCGAGGTGCCGCGCTTTGCGCCCGCCTGGCCCGCGGCGCTGGCGTGCCTGGACTTCCTGCCCCGCCAGGCGGTGCTCGATGTGCTGGCGCTGCACGATACGCCGTACCGGCACTACCACGACCGCCGCCATATCCTGGAGATGTTCGAGACCGCCCACGCGCGCGGCATTGCGCTGGACCGCGCGCAGGCGCTGGCGGTGCTGTGCCACGACGCGGTCTATGTGGCGGGGTGCGGGCACAACGAAGCCGCCTCAGCCGCGCTGATCGAAACGGTGGCGCCCGGCGAGGACCGCGCGGTGCTGGAGCGTGCCGCGCAGATCGTGCTCGATACGCGCGGCCATGGCCCGAGCATTGCCGGCGCCGACACCGTGCTCGATCTCGACCTGCTCAGGCTGGCCGCGGCTTCGGAAATGTTCGATGCCCACAGCCTGGATGTGTTCGCCGAGAACCGCGCCATGCTGGCCGCCCGCACCGGTCTCCAGGGGGAGGCGCTGGAGACTGAATTCATGCGCCGCCGCGCGGCGTTCCTGGGCAAGCTGGCGCAGCGCCCGCGACTATTCCTGACCGACGCCTTTGCCGACTGCGAGGCGCCGGCGCGCGCCAATATCGCCCGCATCGTCGGCGCCGCGGGTGCGTCCCGTGATTGA